The Streptomyces sp. NBC_00454 DNA segment GTCTGGGACCGCCTCTACAACGACCCGCCCGGCCCCAGCTCCCTCGACGGCCCCGGCTACATCTCCCTCACCCGCGACGGCGGCCGCACCTGGAGCGAGGCCCGGCGGTTCGTCGACACCGGCGCCGTCCCCAACACCCAGACCATCGGCCATGCGATCGTCGTCGACCGGCGCACCGGCACCCTGTACGACTTCTACGACCGGATCACCTACGCCGACGACCTGGGCACCGTCACCGAAGCCCGCTACGAGGTGGTCACCTCCACCGACGCCGGAGAAACCTGGAGCGCCCCGGCCACGGTGGCCCGCGACACCTCCGTCCCGGAGGTCGACCCGAACGACCCCACCAAACCGCTGCGCGCCGCGGCCACCCTGCCCAGCCCGGCCGTCGACCCCAAGTCGGGCGCGCTGTACATGGCTTACGAGGGCTCGGACTTCTCCGGCGGCAGGTTCGACTCCGTCCAGCTCGTGCGCTCCACCGACGGCGGACGTACCTGGGGGACCCCCGAGCTGATCAGCCCCGAGGACGTGCCCGCCTTCTCCCCGTCGATCGCGGTCGACGAGCGGGGCACGGTCGCTCTCACCTACTACGACCTGCGCTTCCTCAAGCCGGGCGACACCACCACCCTGCCCACCGCCTATCAGTTGGCCACACTGCCGGACGGAAACCCGGAGCTCCGGACCGAACGACGGATCTCACGGGTCTTCGACTGGCTGCAGGCGCCGTTCGCCGGGGGCTACTTCCTCGGCGACTACCAAGGCCTGGTCGCGGACGGCAAGGGAGTGCGGGCGGTGCTCACCGAAGCCAACTCCGACGCACCACAGAACCGTACGGACGTGTACACCAGCAGTCTCCGCACCCACTGACCGACGCGGACGCCATGAACGGCGGACAGTACTCGTTGGGGATGGCATTGAGGATCACCGCTGAGGGGGCTCGGTGCCGAGTGCGAAGGGCTGCGTGCGGCAGATGAGCAGGGCGACGTCATCCGGGTCGTCGGGACGCCGGAGTTCGCGCAGGAGCCGGTCGCAGGTCTCTTCCAGGGAACGATCAGGCACGTCGAGCAGGTCGAGGAGGGCTTCGAGTCGCTCGTCGATGGGGTTGTGGCGGGTTTCGACCAGCCCGTCGGTGTACAGGACCAGTTGGTCGCCGGGGCCGAGGCCGAAGGTGGTGGTCTCGAAGGGGACGCCGCCGACTCCGAGCGGGGTACCGGTGGGCAGGCCGAGGAGTTCGGGGTGCTTGCCGCTGGGTACGAGGACGGGCGGCAGGTGGCCGGCGTTGGCGATGCGGCACTCGGCGCGGTGGGGATCGTAGACGGCGTAGACGCAGGTGGCGATGTAGTGCTCCAGCCCTGAGGTGATCTTGTCGAGGTGCTGGAGGACCTGGTCGGGGTTGAGGTCGAGGTCGGCAAAGGCGCTGGTGGCGGTGCGCAGGCGGCCCATGGTGGCGGCGGCGTCGATGCCGCTGCCCAT contains these protein-coding regions:
- a CDS encoding sialidase family protein translates to MRRVFLPLTAVTTAALLLVTVTGATPAAADRNPDGTPLVKVSHGDPYAHCTIGAISPESTVYPGTEVEPYLSVDPRDPKRVVTVYQQDRWNDGAARGLVASWATDGHTFHRSTLPFSLCAPGGADYERASDPWVSTGPDGTVYASGEGVDFTRSTRSALLAATSHDGGRTWQNLTTTHVDEQPFFNDKPSITADPIREGTAYQVWDRLYNDPPGPSSLDGPGYISLTRDGGRTWSEARRFVDTGAVPNTQTIGHAIVVDRRTGTLYDFYDRITYADDLGTVTEARYEVVTSTDAGETWSAPATVARDTSVPEVDPNDPTKPLRAAATLPSPAVDPKSGALYMAYEGSDFSGGRFDSVQLVRSTDGGRTWGTPELISPEDVPAFSPSIAVDERGTVALTYYDLRFLKPGDTTTLPTAYQLATLPDGNPELRTERRISRVFDWLQAPFAGGYFLGDYQGLVADGKGVRAVLTEANSDAPQNRTDVYTSSLRTH